The Salvelinus fontinalis isolate EN_2023a chromosome 39, ASM2944872v1, whole genome shotgun sequence genome has a window encoding:
- the LOC129838326 gene encoding kinesin-like protein KIF21A isoform X9, translating into MSGQDESSVRVALRIRPQLAREKIEGCHICTFCMPAEPQVMLGKDKAFTYDYVFDMDSQQDSIYTHCTEKLIEGCFEGYNATIFAYGQTGSGKTYTMGTGFDVNICEEELGIIPRAVRHLFRGIEERQQAATEQGKPVPEFKINAQFLELYNEEVLDLFESTRDMDGKRQKSTIKIHEDANGGIYTVGVTTRTVTSEAEMMQCLKLGALSRTTASTQMNVQSSRSHAIFTIHLCQVRVCAPDDSESNETDNRLANGSSEVNSEFETLTAKFHFVDLAGSERLKRTGATGDRAKEGISINCGLLALGNVISALGDRSKRSTHVPYRDSKLTRLLQDSLGGNSQTVMIACISPSDRDFMETLSCLNYANRARNIKNKVMVNQDKASQQISALRTDIARLQMELMEYKTGKRMVGEDGMESINDMVHENSMLQTENSNLRIRVKAMQETIDAQRARLTQYLSDQANQVLAKVGEGNEEIGHMIQNYIKEIEELRAKLLESEAVNENLRKTLSRANTRSSLYGGGGSFSPAQLAPEREASDIIEMAKKDLEKLKKKERKKKKSVVQEEVPDNEQERGNDEAEGDDHVSDHEEGEELEGEDEEYEMEGEESSDESDSEELDEKENFQADLANITCEIAIKQKLIDELENSQRRLHTLKQQYEQKLMMLQSKIRDTQLERDKVLHNMGSVETCTEEKAKKIKLEYEKKLSSMNKEMQKLQSAQKEHARLLKNQSQYEKQLKKLNQDVAEMKKTKVGLMRQMKEVQEKNRASECRRNREIATLKKDQRKHEHQLRQLEAQKRQQDLILRRKNEEVTALRRQVRPTSGKVNRKVSLPEPLQDPSHRSILGRPHSAGAAGPNGTARKYPVRMGSVYTTRTARAKWQSLERRITDIIMQRLTISNMEADMNRLLKQREDLTKRREKVSRKREKIATEGADTDRSIQSLNEETDALAANIDYVNDSIADCQANIMQMEEAKEEGDTVDVTAVISSCNLSEARFLLDHFLHMAINKGLQAAQKDSQVKMMEGRLKQTEINSATQNQLLFHMLKEKAELNPELDALLGNALQEIGYLVVENEDDSSSDESSTASPATEGSSLTSDLLKLCGEAKPRKARRRTTTQMELLYAGSGEFDSPTGDFSAPLLPPTEAQEGTGDMGTVAGYLGDRELTVSTSALSTRIAGLSGAERRSLERSPLTRRRMLEKGGQPPLGVKEHTPMDPKGHPARETKSHIPTPTATEKTKIADTKPTGVVNPVSSPKISHAARLQCVYVAEGHTKPVMCVDCTDDLLFTGSKDRTCKVWNLVTGQEIMSLGDHPSSVVSVRYCSSLVFTVSTAYIKVWDIRDSAKCIRTLTSSGQVSTGDSCVSLRSLSIPPGENQINQISLNPTGSYLYSASGNSVRMWDLRKFVSTGKLTGHLGPVLCLTVDQLSNGQDMVLTGSKDHTLKMFEVTEGVQGSIVSCHNFDPPHQEGIVSLAVQGDSLYSSSRDYCIKKWDLSRKRLVQQVAIAHSDWVSALGVMPGCPVVLSADRGGLLKLWHADTLAPLGDLRGHDSPVNGLATNSSQLFTASDDRTVKIWQAKGSLEEGIH; encoded by the exons gATTCGTCCTCAGCTGGCGAGGGAGAAGATCGAGGGATGTCACATCTGTACGTTCTGCATGCCCGCCGAGCCCCAGGTGATGCTGGGTAAAGACAAGGCGTTCACGTACGACTACGTGTTTGACATGGACTCCCAGCAGGACAGCATCTACACACACTGCACTGAGAAACTCATCGAGGGATGCTTCGAGGGGTACAATGCTACCATCTTCGCCTATGGACAG actGGTTCGGGGAAGACCTACACCATGGGTACAGGGTTTGACGTGAACATCTGTGAGGAGGAGTTGGGCATCATTCCCCGGGCAGTCAGGCACCTCTTCAGGGGCATTGAGGAACGGCAGCAGGCCGCCACAGAGCAAGGCAAGCCTGTACCCGAGTTCAAGATCAACGCACAGTTCCTGGAG CTGTACAATGAGGAGGTGTTGGATCTGTTTGAATCAACGCGGGACATGGATGGGAAGAGACAGAAGTCCACCATCAAGATTCATGAGGACGCTAACGGAGGCATCTACACTGTGGGAGTCACCACACGCACGGTCACCTCCGAGGCAGAG ATGATGCAGTGTCTGAAGCTGGGTGCTCTGTCCCGTACTACAGCCAGCACCCAGATGAATGTCCAGAGCTCGCGCTCCCATGCCATCTTCACCATCCACCTGTGCCAAGTCAGAGTCTGCGCTCCGGACGACAGT GAGTCCAATGAGACAGACAACCGTCTGGCCAACGGTTCCTCTGAGGTCAACTCTGAGTTCGAGACGCTGACGGCTAAGTTTCACTTTGTGGACCTGGCCGGGTCGGAGAGACTAAAGAGGACCGGAGCTACTGGGGATCGAGCCAAGGAAGGCATCTCCATCAACTGTGGACTG CTTGCGCTGGGTAACGTGATCAGTGCTCTGGGGGACAGGAGTAAGAGGTCCACCCACGTGCCTTACAGGGACTCGAAACTTACCCGGCTACTACAGGACTCTCTGGGAGGAAACAG TCAAACGGTGATGATAGCGTGCATCAGCCCATCTGACCGGGACTTCATGGAGACACTGAGCTGTCTGAACTACGCTAACCGAGCCAGGAACATTAAGAACAAGGTGATGGTGAACCAGGACAAAGCCTCCCAGCAGATATCGGCTCTCAGGACTGATATTGCCAGGCTACAGATGGAACTGATGGAGTACAAGACG gGCAAGCGTATGGTGGGGGAGGACGGCATGGAGAGCATCAACGACATGGTCCATGAGAACAGCATGCTGCAGACCGAGAACAGTAACCTGAGGATCAGGGTCAAGGCCATGCAGGAGACCATTGACGCTCAGAGGGCCAGACTCACACAGTACCTCAGTGACCAGGCCAACCAGGTCCTGGCCAAAGTGG GTGAGGGGAATGAGGAAATTGGACATATGATCCAGAACTACATCAAAGAAATCGAGGAGCTCAG AGCCAAGCTCCTGGAGAGTGAGGCAGTGAATGAGAACCTCCGTAAAACCCTGTCCCGTGCCAACACACGTTCCTCTCTGTACGGGGGTGGGGGCTCCTTCTCCCCAGCCCAACTCGCCCCGGAGAGAGAGGCCTCTGACATCATCGAAATGGCCAAGAAAGATCTGGAGAAACTcaagaagaaagagaggaagaaaaagaAGAG TGTGGTCCAGGAGGAGGTACCAGACAACGAACAGGAACGAGGCAACGACGAGGCTGAGGGG GATGACCACGTCAGTGAccatgaggaaggagaggagctgGAGGGAGAAGACGAGGAGTACGAGATGGAGGGTGAGGAGAGCTCGGACGAGTCAGACTCTGAAGAACTGGATGAGAAAG AGAACTTCCAGGCGGACCTGGCCAACATCACGTGTGAGATCGCCATCAAGCAGAAGCTGATAGACGAGCTGGAGAACAGCCAGCGCCGCCTGCACACGCTCAAGCAGCAGTACGAACAGAAACTCATGATGCTGCAGAGCAAGATCAGGGACACACAGCTGGAGAGGGACAAGGTGCTGCACAACATGG GCTCGGTGGAGACGTGCACGGAGGAGAAGGCTAAGAAGATTAAGTTAGAATATGAGAAGAAGCTGAGCTCTATGAACAAGGAGATGCAGAAGCTGCAGTCAGCCCAGAAGGAACACGCACGCCTCCTCAAGAACCAATCGCAGTACGAGAAGCAGCTCAAGAAACTCAACCAGGATGTGGCTGAGATGAAGAAAACAAAG GTGGGTCTGATGCGTCAGATGAAGGAGGTGCAGGAGAAAAACAGAGCATCAGAGTGCCGACGCAACAGAGAGATCGCTACTCTGAAGAAGGACCAGCGCAAACATGAG CACCAACTGAGGCAGCTGGAGGCTCAGAAGAGGCAGCAGGACCTGATACTGCGCAGGAAGAATGAGGAG GTGACAGCTCTGAGGAGGCAGGTGAGGCCAACTTCAgggaaggtgaacagaaaggtgAGCCTACCGGAGCCCCTCCAGGACCCTTCTCACCGCAGCATCCTAGGGAGACCTCACTCTGCTGGGGCAGCAGGCCCCAATGGCACCGCAAG GAAGTACCCGGTGAGGATGGGGAGCGTCTACACCACCAGGACAGCTCGGGCTAAATGGCAGTCTCTGGAGAGACGCATCACTGACATCATCATGCAGAGGCTGACCATCTCGAACATGGAGGCTGATATGAACCGCCTCCTCAAG CAACGCGAGGACCTGACCAAGCGAAGGGAGAAGGTGTCTCGTAAGAGGGAGAAGATCGCCACAGAGGGGGCCGACACGGACCGAAGCATCCAGTCTTTGAACGAGGAGACGGACGCCCTGGCGGCCAACATCGACTACGTCAACGACAGCATCGCTGACTGCCAGGCTAACATCATGCAGATGGAGGAGGCGAAG GAGGAGGGAGACACAGTGGACGTTACCGCGGTGATCAGCTCCTGTAACCTATCAGAAGCCCGCTTCCTGCTTGATCACTTCCTGCACATGGCCATCAACAAG GGTCTACAGGCGGCCCAGAAGGATTCCCAGGTGAAGATGATGGAGGGTAGGCTGAAGCAGACAGAGATCAATAGCGCCACTCAGAACCAGCTGCTGTTCCACATGCTGAAGGAGAAAGCCGAACTCAACCCTGAGCTGGACGCTCTGCTGGGCAACGCACTGCAAG AGATAGGTTACCTAGTGGTGG AGAATGAAGATGACAGCAGTAGTGATGAGTCCTCTACCGCCAGCCCAGCCACAGAGGGAAG ttCGTTGACCTCTGACCTCCTCAAGCTGTGTGGAGAGGCCAAACCTAGGAAG GCACGCAGAAGGACAACCACCCAGATGGAGCTGCTCTATGCTGGTAGTGGTGAATTTGACTCCCCTACAGGGGACTTCTCTGCACCCCTGCTACCCCCGACAGAGGCCCAGGAAGGGACaggggacatggggacagtagcAGGATATCTCGGGGACAGGGAACTCACTGTGTCCACCTCAGCACTGTCCACAAGGATAGCTGGACT ATCTGGAGCTGAGAGGAGATCACTGGAACGCTCGCCTCTAACACGCAGGAGGATGCTAGAGAAGGGAGGACAACCCCCCTTAGGCGTCAAGGAACACACACCTATGGACCCCAAGGGTCACCCAGCGAGAGAGACAAAGTCGCACATACCCACGCCCACAGCCACAGAGAAGACCAAAATCGCAGACACCAAACCAAC AGGGGTGGTCAACCCTGTGTCATCCCCTAAGATCAGCCATGCTGCCAGACTACAGTGTGTCTATGTGGCTGAGGGACACACCAAACCTGTCATGTGTGTCGACTGCACTGATGACCTGCTCTTCACTGGCTCTAAAG atcGTACGTGTAAGGTGTGGAACCTGGTGACTGGTCAAGAGATCATGTCTCTGGGAGATCATCCCAGCAGTGTGGTGTCTGTTAGATACTGTTCCAGCCTGGTCTTCACTGTCTCCACCGCTTACATCAAGGTCTGGGACATCCGAGACTCCGCCAAGTGCATACGCACACTCAC gTCGTCGGGCCAGGTGAGTACAGGGGACAGCTGTGTGTCTCTCAGGTCCCTGTCCATCCCTCCAGGAGAGAACCAGATCAACCAGATTTCTCTGAACCCTACGGGATCCTACCTCTACTCCGCCTCTGGCAACTCAGTCCGCATGTGGGACCTCAGGAA GTTTGTGTCTACTGGGAAGCTGACGGGTCACCTGGGTCCGGTCTTGTGTCTGACCGTCGACCAGTTGAGCAACGGTCAAGACATGGTCCTAACGGGGTCCAAGGACCACACCCTGAAGATGTTTGAGGTGACTGAGGGTGTCCAGGGCAGCATTGTGTCCTGTCACAACTTTGATCCGCCACACCAGGAGGGTATAGTCTCTCTGGCTGTTCAGGGGGACAGCCTCTACAGCAGCTCCAGAGACTACTGCATCAAGAAGTGGGACCTGTCCCGGAAACGACTAGTACAG CAGGTGGCGATTGCCCACTCTGACTGGGTAAGTGCGCTGGGTGTGATGCCAGGGTGCCCGGTAGTGCTGAGTGCAGACAGGGGAGGTCTGCTGAAACTGTGGCACGCTGATACCCTGGCACCGCTCGGGGACCTGAGGGGACACGACAGCCCTGTGAACGGACTGGCTACCAACAGCAGCCAGCTATTCACTGCCTCAGA TGACCGGACAGTGAAGATTTGGCAAGCAAAGGGTTCTTTGGAGGAAGGGATCCATTGA
- the LOC129838326 gene encoding kinesin-like protein KIF21A isoform X4 yields the protein MSGQDESSVRVALRIRPQLAREKIEGCHICTFCMPAEPQVMLGKDKAFTYDYVFDMDSQQDSIYTHCTEKLIEGCFEGYNATIFAYGQTGSGKTYTMGTGFDVNICEEELGIIPRAVRHLFRGIEERQQAATEQGKPVPEFKINAQFLELYNEEVLDLFESTRDMDGKRQKSTIKIHEDANGGIYTVGVTTRTVTSEAEMMQCLKLGALSRTTASTQMNVQSSRSHAIFTIHLCQVRVCAPDDSESNETDNRLANGSSEVNSEFETLTAKFHFVDLAGSERLKRTGATGDRAKEGISINCGLLALGNVISALGDRSKRSTHVPYRDSKLTRLLQDSLGGNSQTVMIACISPSDRDFMETLSCLNYANRARNIKNKVMVNQDKASQQISALRTDIARLQMELMEYKTGKRMVGEDGMESINDMVHENSMLQTENSNLRIRVKAMQETIDAQRARLTQYLSDQANQVLAKVGEGNEEIGHMIQNYIKEIEELRAKLLESEAVNENLRKTLSRANTRSSLYGGGGSFSPAQLAPEREASDIIEMAKKDLEKLKKKERKKKKRLQRLEESHHEVGLASVVQEEVPDNEQERGNDEAEGDDHVSDHEEGEELEGEDEEYEMEGEESSDESDSEELDEKENFQADLANITCEIAIKQKLIDELENSQRRLHTLKQQYEQKLMMLQSKIRDTQLERDKVLHNMGAMCYAATSQSSVETCTEEKAKKIKLEYEKKLSSMNKEMQKLQSAQKEHARLLKNQSQYEKQLKKLNQDVAEMKKTKVGLMRQMKEVQEKNRASECRRNREIATLKKDQRKHEHQLRQLEAQKRQQDLILRRKNEEVTALRRQVRPTSGKVNRKVSLPEPLQDPSHRSILGRPHSAGAAGPNGTARKYPVRMGSVYTTRTARAKWQSLERRITDIIMQRLTISNMEADMNRLLKQREDLTKRREKVSRKREKIATEGADTDRSIQSLNEETDALAANIDYVNDSIADCQANIMQMEEAKEEGDTVDVTAVISSCNLSEARFLLDHFLHMAINKGLQAAQKDSQVKMMEGRLKQTEINSATQNQLLFHMLKEKAELNPELDALLGNALQENEDDSSSDESSTASPATEGSSLTSDLLKLCGEAKPRKARRRTTTQMELLYAGSGEFDSPTGDFSAPLLPPTEAQEGTGDMGTVAGYLGDRELTVSTSALSTRIAGLSGAERRSLERSPLTRRRMLEKGGQPPLGVKEHTPMDPKGHPARETKSHIPTPTATEKTKIADTKPTGVVNPVSSPKISHAARLQCVYVAEGHTKPVMCVDCTDDLLFTGSKDRTCKVWNLVTGQEIMSLGDHPSSVVSVRYCSSLVFTVSTAYIKVWDIRDSAKCIRTLTSSGQVSTGDSCVSLRSLSIPPGENQINQISLNPTGSYLYSASGNSVRMWDLRKFVSTGKLTGHLGPVLCLTVDQLSNGQDMVLTGSKDHTLKMFEVTEGVQGSIVSCHNFDPPHQEGIVSLAVQGDSLYSSSRDYCIKKWDLSRKRLVQQVAIAHSDWVSALGVMPGCPVVLSADRGGLLKLWHADTLAPLGDLRGHDSPVNGLATNSSQLFTASDDRTVKIWQAKGSLEEGIH from the exons gATTCGTCCTCAGCTGGCGAGGGAGAAGATCGAGGGATGTCACATCTGTACGTTCTGCATGCCCGCCGAGCCCCAGGTGATGCTGGGTAAAGACAAGGCGTTCACGTACGACTACGTGTTTGACATGGACTCCCAGCAGGACAGCATCTACACACACTGCACTGAGAAACTCATCGAGGGATGCTTCGAGGGGTACAATGCTACCATCTTCGCCTATGGACAG actGGTTCGGGGAAGACCTACACCATGGGTACAGGGTTTGACGTGAACATCTGTGAGGAGGAGTTGGGCATCATTCCCCGGGCAGTCAGGCACCTCTTCAGGGGCATTGAGGAACGGCAGCAGGCCGCCACAGAGCAAGGCAAGCCTGTACCCGAGTTCAAGATCAACGCACAGTTCCTGGAG CTGTACAATGAGGAGGTGTTGGATCTGTTTGAATCAACGCGGGACATGGATGGGAAGAGACAGAAGTCCACCATCAAGATTCATGAGGACGCTAACGGAGGCATCTACACTGTGGGAGTCACCACACGCACGGTCACCTCCGAGGCAGAG ATGATGCAGTGTCTGAAGCTGGGTGCTCTGTCCCGTACTACAGCCAGCACCCAGATGAATGTCCAGAGCTCGCGCTCCCATGCCATCTTCACCATCCACCTGTGCCAAGTCAGAGTCTGCGCTCCGGACGACAGT GAGTCCAATGAGACAGACAACCGTCTGGCCAACGGTTCCTCTGAGGTCAACTCTGAGTTCGAGACGCTGACGGCTAAGTTTCACTTTGTGGACCTGGCCGGGTCGGAGAGACTAAAGAGGACCGGAGCTACTGGGGATCGAGCCAAGGAAGGCATCTCCATCAACTGTGGACTG CTTGCGCTGGGTAACGTGATCAGTGCTCTGGGGGACAGGAGTAAGAGGTCCACCCACGTGCCTTACAGGGACTCGAAACTTACCCGGCTACTACAGGACTCTCTGGGAGGAAACAG TCAAACGGTGATGATAGCGTGCATCAGCCCATCTGACCGGGACTTCATGGAGACACTGAGCTGTCTGAACTACGCTAACCGAGCCAGGAACATTAAGAACAAGGTGATGGTGAACCAGGACAAAGCCTCCCAGCAGATATCGGCTCTCAGGACTGATATTGCCAGGCTACAGATGGAACTGATGGAGTACAAGACG gGCAAGCGTATGGTGGGGGAGGACGGCATGGAGAGCATCAACGACATGGTCCATGAGAACAGCATGCTGCAGACCGAGAACAGTAACCTGAGGATCAGGGTCAAGGCCATGCAGGAGACCATTGACGCTCAGAGGGCCAGACTCACACAGTACCTCAGTGACCAGGCCAACCAGGTCCTGGCCAAAGTGG GTGAGGGGAATGAGGAAATTGGACATATGATCCAGAACTACATCAAAGAAATCGAGGAGCTCAG AGCCAAGCTCCTGGAGAGTGAGGCAGTGAATGAGAACCTCCGTAAAACCCTGTCCCGTGCCAACACACGTTCCTCTCTGTACGGGGGTGGGGGCTCCTTCTCCCCAGCCCAACTCGCCCCGGAGAGAGAGGCCTCTGACATCATCGAAATGGCCAAGAAAGATCTGGAGAAACTcaagaagaaagagaggaagaaaaagaAGAG ACTGCAGCGGCTCGAGGAGAGTCACCACGAGGTTGGGCTTGCCAG TGTGGTCCAGGAGGAGGTACCAGACAACGAACAGGAACGAGGCAACGACGAGGCTGAGGGG GATGACCACGTCAGTGAccatgaggaaggagaggagctgGAGGGAGAAGACGAGGAGTACGAGATGGAGGGTGAGGAGAGCTCGGACGAGTCAGACTCTGAAGAACTGGATGAGAAAG AGAACTTCCAGGCGGACCTGGCCAACATCACGTGTGAGATCGCCATCAAGCAGAAGCTGATAGACGAGCTGGAGAACAGCCAGCGCCGCCTGCACACGCTCAAGCAGCAGTACGAACAGAAACTCATGATGCTGCAGAGCAAGATCAGGGACACACAGCTGGAGAGGGACAAGGTGCTGCACAACATGG GTGCTATGTGCTATGCCGCTACATCTCAGA GCTCGGTGGAGACGTGCACGGAGGAGAAGGCTAAGAAGATTAAGTTAGAATATGAGAAGAAGCTGAGCTCTATGAACAAGGAGATGCAGAAGCTGCAGTCAGCCCAGAAGGAACACGCACGCCTCCTCAAGAACCAATCGCAGTACGAGAAGCAGCTCAAGAAACTCAACCAGGATGTGGCTGAGATGAAGAAAACAAAG GTGGGTCTGATGCGTCAGATGAAGGAGGTGCAGGAGAAAAACAGAGCATCAGAGTGCCGACGCAACAGAGAGATCGCTACTCTGAAGAAGGACCAGCGCAAACATGAG CACCAACTGAGGCAGCTGGAGGCTCAGAAGAGGCAGCAGGACCTGATACTGCGCAGGAAGAATGAGGAG GTGACAGCTCTGAGGAGGCAGGTGAGGCCAACTTCAgggaaggtgaacagaaaggtgAGCCTACCGGAGCCCCTCCAGGACCCTTCTCACCGCAGCATCCTAGGGAGACCTCACTCTGCTGGGGCAGCAGGCCCCAATGGCACCGCAAG GAAGTACCCGGTGAGGATGGGGAGCGTCTACACCACCAGGACAGCTCGGGCTAAATGGCAGTCTCTGGAGAGACGCATCACTGACATCATCATGCAGAGGCTGACCATCTCGAACATGGAGGCTGATATGAACCGCCTCCTCAAG CAACGCGAGGACCTGACCAAGCGAAGGGAGAAGGTGTCTCGTAAGAGGGAGAAGATCGCCACAGAGGGGGCCGACACGGACCGAAGCATCCAGTCTTTGAACGAGGAGACGGACGCCCTGGCGGCCAACATCGACTACGTCAACGACAGCATCGCTGACTGCCAGGCTAACATCATGCAGATGGAGGAGGCGAAG GAGGAGGGAGACACAGTGGACGTTACCGCGGTGATCAGCTCCTGTAACCTATCAGAAGCCCGCTTCCTGCTTGATCACTTCCTGCACATGGCCATCAACAAG GGTCTACAGGCGGCCCAGAAGGATTCCCAGGTGAAGATGATGGAGGGTAGGCTGAAGCAGACAGAGATCAATAGCGCCACTCAGAACCAGCTGCTGTTCCACATGCTGAAGGAGAAAGCCGAACTCAACCCTGAGCTGGACGCTCTGCTGGGCAACGCACTGCAAG AGAATGAAGATGACAGCAGTAGTGATGAGTCCTCTACCGCCAGCCCAGCCACAGAGGGAAG ttCGTTGACCTCTGACCTCCTCAAGCTGTGTGGAGAGGCCAAACCTAGGAAG GCACGCAGAAGGACAACCACCCAGATGGAGCTGCTCTATGCTGGTAGTGGTGAATTTGACTCCCCTACAGGGGACTTCTCTGCACCCCTGCTACCCCCGACAGAGGCCCAGGAAGGGACaggggacatggggacagtagcAGGATATCTCGGGGACAGGGAACTCACTGTGTCCACCTCAGCACTGTCCACAAGGATAGCTGGACT ATCTGGAGCTGAGAGGAGATCACTGGAACGCTCGCCTCTAACACGCAGGAGGATGCTAGAGAAGGGAGGACAACCCCCCTTAGGCGTCAAGGAACACACACCTATGGACCCCAAGGGTCACCCAGCGAGAGAGACAAAGTCGCACATACCCACGCCCACAGCCACAGAGAAGACCAAAATCGCAGACACCAAACCAAC AGGGGTGGTCAACCCTGTGTCATCCCCTAAGATCAGCCATGCTGCCAGACTACAGTGTGTCTATGTGGCTGAGGGACACACCAAACCTGTCATGTGTGTCGACTGCACTGATGACCTGCTCTTCACTGGCTCTAAAG atcGTACGTGTAAGGTGTGGAACCTGGTGACTGGTCAAGAGATCATGTCTCTGGGAGATCATCCCAGCAGTGTGGTGTCTGTTAGATACTGTTCCAGCCTGGTCTTCACTGTCTCCACCGCTTACATCAAGGTCTGGGACATCCGAGACTCCGCCAAGTGCATACGCACACTCAC gTCGTCGGGCCAGGTGAGTACAGGGGACAGCTGTGTGTCTCTCAGGTCCCTGTCCATCCCTCCAGGAGAGAACCAGATCAACCAGATTTCTCTGAACCCTACGGGATCCTACCTCTACTCCGCCTCTGGCAACTCAGTCCGCATGTGGGACCTCAGGAA GTTTGTGTCTACTGGGAAGCTGACGGGTCACCTGGGTCCGGTCTTGTGTCTGACCGTCGACCAGTTGAGCAACGGTCAAGACATGGTCCTAACGGGGTCCAAGGACCACACCCTGAAGATGTTTGAGGTGACTGAGGGTGTCCAGGGCAGCATTGTGTCCTGTCACAACTTTGATCCGCCACACCAGGAGGGTATAGTCTCTCTGGCTGTTCAGGGGGACAGCCTCTACAGCAGCTCCAGAGACTACTGCATCAAGAAGTGGGACCTGTCCCGGAAACGACTAGTACAG CAGGTGGCGATTGCCCACTCTGACTGGGTAAGTGCGCTGGGTGTGATGCCAGGGTGCCCGGTAGTGCTGAGTGCAGACAGGGGAGGTCTGCTGAAACTGTGGCACGCTGATACCCTGGCACCGCTCGGGGACCTGAGGGGACACGACAGCCCTGTGAACGGACTGGCTACCAACAGCAGCCAGCTATTCACTGCCTCAGA TGACCGGACAGTGAAGATTTGGCAAGCAAAGGGTTCTTTGGAGGAAGGGATCCATTGA